In Candidatus Cohnella colombiensis, one DNA window encodes the following:
- a CDS encoding accessory gene regulator B family protein — protein MIETISSKMAHSIKRANPEHPASFEVLKYALASVINLVGTVLLAVLLAILLDHVVGTLVALVSFGMLRSVSGGYHMNSSVHCMIVTALAANAIPYIQLSSTVILIMTVVSVILAMLFAPSNIEKSSRIPARYYPLLKLIATLIISSNLLFNSSVAATCFLLQSSFLIPFSKKRR, from the coding sequence TTGATTGAGACAATCTCAAGCAAAATGGCACACAGTATCAAGAGAGCGAATCCCGAACACCCGGCAAGCTTCGAAGTGCTTAAGTATGCTCTTGCTTCTGTGATCAATCTAGTCGGAACAGTCCTGCTCGCAGTCCTCTTAGCAATACTATTGGATCATGTAGTAGGAACGCTCGTCGCTCTCGTATCCTTCGGAATGCTTCGAAGCGTCTCCGGAGGCTACCACATGAATTCGAGTGTCCATTGTATGATCGTAACGGCACTTGCCGCCAATGCGATCCCCTACATTCAACTGTCCTCAACTGTAATTCTCATCATGACGGTTGTGTCTGTAATACTTGCTATGCTTTTCGCCCCCAGCAACATTGAGAAGAGTAGTCGAATACCTGCTCGCTACTATCCATTACTCAAACTTATCGCTACTCTGATCATTTCTAGCAATTTATTGTTTAACTCCAGTGTTGCAGCAACTTGTTTTCTACTCCAAAGCAGCTTCTTAATTCCTTTCTCTAAGAAAAGGAGGTGA
- a CDS encoding carboxylate--amine ligase, whose protein sequence is MSHKAVILGCNYYIGLSTIRCLGQYGIHTVAVDYLDTNHYGATSKYCSERLIAPYYKDDPKAFVQFLKDYAGQQSVPPVLIPCHDNYVEVVDEYLDELRECYLIPQTDAGLYSKLMNKETLQKLALEHGVAVPETIRVTEEDFLDKVDHIIKYPCVVKPVDSPAFVAKFRKKLFKVANREELVAAIEQSNQAGLEVIIQRIIPGFDDHMYTYDAYLNQESKVTHWLTCQKFRQYPINFGASVYTGQKYVPELHEIGAKFLEQLQYKGFAEIEFKKDAETGQFYLIEINVRITNLNSLLLKSGVNIPYITYRELTGSPVEPYAILKDTNYVFWYAFEDLLAIKGYIKTKQLTLGQVVRSLFKRKAHAIWSWQDPKPFFAFVGMLLGRKFGKSRT, encoded by the coding sequence GTGAGCCATAAAGCCGTTATTCTTGGATGCAATTATTATATTGGATTAAGTACAATCCGCTGCCTCGGCCAGTATGGGATTCATACGGTCGCAGTAGACTATTTGGACACGAATCATTATGGCGCAACATCTAAATATTGTTCAGAGCGACTTATCGCACCTTACTATAAAGATGATCCTAAAGCGTTCGTTCAATTTCTGAAAGACTATGCAGGACAGCAGAGTGTCCCTCCCGTACTTATTCCTTGTCATGATAACTATGTAGAGGTTGTAGACGAATATCTGGACGAGCTGAGGGAATGCTATCTTATCCCACAGACAGACGCAGGTCTCTATTCGAAGTTAATGAACAAAGAAACGTTACAAAAGCTGGCGCTAGAGCATGGCGTTGCTGTACCGGAGACGATAAGAGTAACAGAAGAGGACTTTCTAGACAAAGTCGACCATATAATCAAATATCCTTGTGTCGTTAAACCAGTCGACTCCCCTGCTTTCGTTGCGAAGTTCAGAAAGAAGCTGTTCAAGGTGGCAAACAGAGAAGAGCTTGTAGCTGCTATAGAGCAATCGAATCAAGCGGGGCTTGAGGTTATTATTCAACGGATTATTCCAGGCTTTGACGATCATATGTATACTTACGATGCCTACTTGAATCAAGAGAGCAAAGTAACACATTGGCTCACGTGTCAGAAGTTCCGCCAGTATCCGATCAACTTCGGTGCGTCGGTATATACCGGACAGAAGTATGTGCCCGAGCTTCATGAGATCGGGGCCAAATTTCTAGAGCAGCTACAATATAAGGGCTTTGCTGAGATTGAATTTAAGAAGGATGCAGAGACCGGGCAATTTTATCTCATCGAAATTAATGTTAGAATCACGAACCTGAACAGTCTATTGCTCAAGTCTGGAGTGAACATTCCTTATATTACTTACCGAGAGTTAACAGGGTCACCTGTCGAACCCTACGCCATTCTCAAAGATACGAACTATGTATTCTGGTATGCATTTGAGGATCTATTAGCAATCAAAGGTTATATAAAAACAAAACAGCTAACCCTGGGACAAGTGGTGCGTTCTTTATTTAAGCGTAAAGCACATGCGATCTGGAGCTGGCAAGATCCAAAGCCGTTCTTTGCCTTCGTCGGTATGCTTTTAGGCAGGAAGTTTGGAAAATCCAGAACATAA